Proteins from one Penaeus monodon isolate SGIC_2016 chromosome 39, NSTDA_Pmon_1, whole genome shotgun sequence genomic window:
- the LOC119597229 gene encoding phenoloxidase-activating factor 1-like: protein MGCGKKDIDLWLPTVSVTLGMHRRSAPLADGGQKVTAAEVKIYPENNFSHDLALIKLPEPVEYTEKVRPVCLPNRAMHGKNVTGVSMALIGWGKTQTGSLSDELRELGRLGIESSVCQKVFGSYITDHHFCTTGTDVKHICLGDSGGPVMTVERSRFFLTGVISFVATKNCDGEYPDGHTSVSHFLDWIQETTGHTIY from the exons ATGGGTTGTGG GAAGAAGGACATCGACCTCTGGCTTCCCACAGTGTCGGTCACCCTCGGTATGCACAGGAGGTCGGCGCCCCTGGCAGACGGCGGGCAGAAGGTCACGGCCGCTGAGGTCAAGATTTATCCGGAAAATAACTTTTCTCATGACCTCGCTCTTATCAA acTCCCGGAACCGGTGGAATACACAGAGAAAGTGCGTCCAGTGTGTCTCCCGAACAGAGCCATGCACGGGAAAAACGTCACAGGAGTTAGCATGGCTCTGATCGGGTGGGGTAAGACGCAGACAG ggAGCTTATCAGATGAGCTTCGCGAACTCGGCAGGCTGGGTATCGAATCCTCGGTGTGCCAAAAGGTGTTTGGATCTTACATAACCGACCACCACTTCTGCACCACCGGAACGGACGTCAAACACATTTGCCTG GGTGACTCGGGGGGACCTGTGATGACCGTGGAAAGGTCAAGGTTCTTCCTCACCGGCGTCATTAGCTTCGTAGCCACCAAGAACTGCGACGGCGAGTACCCGGATGGACACACCTCCGTCTCACACTTCCTAGATTGGATCCAAGAAACCACAGGGCACACCATCTACTAG